A stretch of the Peromyscus leucopus breed LL Stock chromosome 10, UCI_PerLeu_2.1, whole genome shotgun sequence genome encodes the following:
- the LOC114691848 gene encoding zinc finger protein 120-like: protein MGKLGSHSMNAVTYDDVHVNFTWEEWTLLDPSQKNLYKDVMLETYWNLTTVGYSWEDHNIEEHCQSSRRHERHERSSSGEKPSVYTQCVKAFAFDSHLQRHERTHIGEKPYECNQCGKAFAHNRNLRIHERTHTGEKPY from the exons aatgcagtgacctatgatgatgtgcatgtcaacttcacttgggaagagtggactttgctggatccttcccagaagaatctctacaaagatgtgatgctggagacctacTGGAACCTCACTACTGTAG GATACAGTTGGGAAGACCAtaatattgaagaacattgtcaaagttctagaagacatgaAAG GCATGAAAGAAGTAGTAGTGGAGAGAAGCCTTCTGTATATACTCAATGTGTTAAAGCCTTTGCATTtgacagtcatcttcaaaggcatgaaagaacacatattggtgagaaaccctatgaatgtaatcaatgtggtaaagcctttgcacataaCAGGAATCTCAgaatacatgaaagaacacatactggagagaaaccctat